Part of the Gemmatimonadota bacterium genome is shown below.
GCCGGACGCGGCGGATCTGGCGCGACAGCTCGTGGCGCACTTCGACGAGCCGTTCGCGGACGTGTCCGCGTTCGCCACGTTCCTCGTTTCCCGAGTGGCCCGCCAGGACGTCACGGTGGCGCTTTCGGGCGACGGCGGCGACGAGCTCTTCGCCGGCTACGACGCCTACAGGGCCCAGCGCTGGGCGAGGCGACTCCGACACGTCACGCGCGGCGCTCCATGGCGCGTGGTCGACGCGCTGCTCGAAGCGCTGCCGCCCGGCACGGCCAAGAAGGGGACCCTCAACAAGGCGAAGCGCTTCGCGGCCGGCCTGAGGCTGCCGTCCGATCTGGAGCACGCCCGCTGGTGGGTGTTTCAGGATCTGACCCAGCGGCGCGCTCTCTACAGCGGGGCACTGCTGGATCGGCTGGGCGAGCGCGACCCGCTCGCGCACTACCGGGACCGGCTCGCGGACGGCGCGGCACGGGGCTTCCGCGGACTGCAAAGACAGCTCTATGCGGACGTCACGGGCTATCTGCCCGACGACATCCTCACCAAGGTGGATCGCACCTCCATGGCCAGCTCGCTGGAGACGCGGGTGCCCTTCCTGGACCACGAATTCGTGGAGTTCGCCATGCGCGTGGACGCCCGGCTGAAGTTGCGCGGGGGCCGCGGCAAGCGCGTGCTGAGGCGCGCGCTGAGGGGCATACTGCCGGAGTCCACGCTGAGCCGACGCAAGGAAGGCTTCAGCATTCCGCTCAAGCACTGGATCGGCACGTCCCTGCGGGAGACGGTGGCGGACGCACTGGCCGAGCGCAGGGTTCGCGAGCGCGGCTGGTTCGAGGCCGGCGCGGTGCGCGGCCTGTTGGAGGAACACGTGGCCGGCCGCCGGAATCACGCGCACCGGATCTGGCCTCTCGTCGCGCTGGAAATGTCGCTTCAGCACCTCACGCGCCTGGGCGCCTCGCGGGCTTCCAGGCCCGCCGAGGTGGCGCGTTGAGCAGCGAGGGCGTCGCCATGGCGAAGCAACCGAACGAGGACGGGGAGAGGCCCTCCGCGGCCACCACGCCGTGGCAGTTACGCATGTACCGGAAGTCCCTGAAGAAGCGCCAGAAGGTGGAACTGATCACCGACATGATCGGCCCGCTGGCACGGCAGTGGTGCCTGCTCGTCACCGGCGGGGACAACAACGGCGCCATCAACCATCAACTGAGAGCCCTCGGCGGTCGCTGGGCCTGGGCGGAGATGGAGCGCGACGGGATCGGCGCGATGGAGGCGTTCCTGGAAGAATCCGTGCACGCCGCTGGACCAGAGGCGCTGCCATTCCCCGACGCTCTCTTCGAGCGCGTCGTGGTCATCGACGTGCACGAGCACGTCGCGGATGTGGGCCCGCTGAACGCCGAGATTTCCAGAGTGTTGGCTCCTGGCGGGCTGGCCGTCGTGACAACCCCAAACGGGAACGAGCGGCTCCCGGTGGCCCGCCTGAAGCGCTGGGTGGGCATGAACCCACGCGACTACGGACACGTCGTGCAGGGCTACACGACCACTCAGCTCGCCGAGATGATGGAGGCGTCGGGGCTCGACGTGGTGGGCCGCGGCGCCTACTCCCGCTTCTTCACCGAGTTGGCCGAACTGGCGATCAACTTCGCCTACGTGAAGCTCCTCGCGCGCCGCAAGAGTCAACCGGAGGTCAAGGAAGGCACGATCGCTCCGTCGAGCGAGGAGCAGCTACGGGGGGTGGAGAAGACCTACCGCGCCTACGCCGCGGTCTACCCGGTAGTACGCGCGTTTTCGGCTCTGGACGCGCTCGTCCCGGGGTCCGGCGGCTACGCCGTCGCGGTGGCGGCCCGCAAGCGGGGGCTGACGCCGTGAGGGTGCTGGTAACGGGGGGCGCCGGCTTCATCGGCCGGCACCTGTGCCGCCACCTGTCCGAGCGCGGGCACCAGGTGGTCTCGCTGGATCTGCGGCCGGCGCGGCTGCCCGGGGTAGAGGATCGCGTAGGCGACATCCGTGACTCGGCGCTCCTCGATGCCCTGTTGGCGGACACCGACGTCGTCCACCACCTGGCCAGCGTGCACCTCCAGGTGCACCCGTCGCAGGCCGACTTCGACGCGGTCAACGTGGCCGCCGCGCGGGACCTGGTCGGAGCCTGTGCGCGTCACGGCGTGCGCCGCCTCGTGCACGCCAGCAGCGTGGGAGTATTCGGGCACGTGGAGCACCCGCCCGCGGACGAGGCCGCCCCCAAGCACCCGGGCAACGCTTACGAGCGCAGCAAACTCGCGGGAGAGAGGGCCGCGCTCGAGGCGGCGCGGGAGCACTCACAGGACGTGATCGTGCTGCGGCCGGCGTGGGCATACGGCCCCGGCTGCCCGCGCACGGCCAAGCTCCTGGACGC
Proteins encoded:
- the asnB gene encoding asparagine synthase (glutamine-hydrolyzing), whose protein sequence is MCGIAGFWHADGKPADRHVLAAMTASLGHRGPDETGLWTDGPVALGNRRLRVIDPEGGQQPMGNEDGTVRVVFNGEIYNHRELKARLEALGHRFRTRSDTEVIVHAYEEWGDACVERFNGMFAFALWDARRRRFLAARDRLGIKPLYVRFAPDGLTFGSELKAVVLAPWVPLEWDTEAVDDFLTYEYVPAPATIVAGVRKLPPATLLACGADEPYTERAYWALRGDPEGVDPSRAERDLRDLLFQAVERRRLADVPVGAFLSGGIDSSAIVAFLSEVMDEPVRTYSMGFADRSYDERSHARVVAERFGTDHTEREVTPDAADLARQLVAHFDEPFADVSAFATFLVSRVARQDVTVALSGDGGDELFAGYDAYRAQRWARRLRHVTRGAPWRVVDALLEALPPGTAKKGTLNKAKRFAAGLRLPSDLEHARWWVFQDLTQRRALYSGALLDRLGERDPLAHYRDRLADGAARGFRGLQRQLYADVTGYLPDDILTKVDRTSMASSLETRVPFLDHEFVEFAMRVDARLKLRGGRGKRVLRRALRGILPESTLSRRKEGFSIPLKHWIGTSLRETVADALAERRVRERGWFEAGAVRGLLEEHVAGRRNHAHRIWPLVALEMSLQHLTRLGASRASRPAEVAR
- a CDS encoding methyltransferase domain-containing protein translates to MAKQPNEDGERPSAATTPWQLRMYRKSLKKRQKVELITDMIGPLARQWCLLVTGGDNNGAINHQLRALGGRWAWAEMERDGIGAMEAFLEESVHAAGPEALPFPDALFERVVVIDVHEHVADVGPLNAEISRVLAPGGLAVVTTPNGNERLPVARLKRWVGMNPRDYGHVVQGYTTTQLAEMMEASGLDVVGRGAYSRFFTELAELAINFAYVKLLARRKSQPEVKEGTIAPSSEEQLRGVEKTYRAYAAVYPVVRAFSALDALVPGSGGYAVAVAARKRGLTP
- a CDS encoding NAD-dependent epimerase/dehydratase family protein: MRVLVTGGAGFIGRHLCRHLSERGHQVVSLDLRPARLPGVEDRVGDIRDSALLDALLADTDVVHHLASVHLQVHPSQADFDAVNVAAARDLVGACARHGVRRLVHASSVGVFGHVEHPPADEAAPKHPGNAYERSKLAGERAALEAAREHSQDVIVLRPAWAYGPGCPRTAKLLDAIARGRFLYVGRGDNLRHPVYVDDVAEAFERAADAPAEYAGRTYIIGGPRAVKLRELVDECAAALGVPAPDRSLPRPLAVGLGLGLELAYGALGRQPPFSRRSIVFFENDNAFDTAAAQNDLGFSARTPLAEGLRATLRARREAAA